In Rhodanobacter humi, the following are encoded in one genomic region:
- a CDS encoding dihydrofolate reductase family protein, with amino-acid sequence MAKLVFEMNQSLDGYVDHQAFGPPDPSLFRHFTERVRDLAGMVYGRGMYEVMRYWDDDLPDWDAAERDYAAAWRSQPKWVVSRTLTSVGPNATLVADDIEATLRKLKSELAGEIEVAGPGLAHSLADLGLIDEYRIYLHPVVLGRGKPFFAGPRPRLRLVATDLVIEDVIRLTYVPA; translated from the coding sequence ATGGCGAAGCTCGTGTTCGAAATGAACCAGTCCCTGGACGGCTACGTCGACCACCAAGCCTTCGGGCCTCCCGATCCGTCGCTCTTTCGTCACTTCACGGAGCGGGTACGCGACCTGGCGGGCATGGTGTACGGTCGCGGCATGTACGAGGTCATGCGCTACTGGGACGACGACCTTCCGGATTGGGACGCGGCGGAACGCGACTACGCGGCGGCATGGCGCAGCCAGCCGAAGTGGGTCGTGTCGCGCACGCTGACGTCGGTCGGCCCGAACGCCACCCTGGTCGCCGATGACATCGAAGCGACGCTGCGGAAACTGAAGAGCGAACTCGCCGGCGAAATCGAAGTCGCCGGACCGGGCCTCGCGCACAGCCTGGCCGACCTTGGCCTCATCGACGAGTATCGGATCTACCTCCACCCCGTCGTGCTTGGCCGCGGCAAGCCGTTCTTCGCGGGCCCGCGACCGCGGCTGCGCCTCGTGGCCACCGATTTGGTCATCGAGGACGTGATCAGGCTGACCTACGTTCCTGCCTGA
- a CDS encoding gluconokinase: MQANLMPASPTIVVMGVSGSGKSHVGAALARACGVDFVEGDGLHPAANIAKMSAGIPLDDADRRPWLEAIAAAIATHRGQGAVFACSALRRAYRDVLRGADPALRLLYLRVPHDELARRLRARQHFMPASLLDSQLATLEEPAADERAVVLEAGADLAATVAMARHALSMPAPPARG, translated from the coding sequence TTGCAGGCGAACCTGATGCCGGCATCGCCGACGATCGTCGTGATGGGCGTCTCCGGCAGCGGCAAGAGCCATGTCGGCGCCGCGCTGGCGCGTGCATGCGGCGTGGACTTCGTGGAAGGCGACGGGCTGCATCCCGCGGCGAACATCGCGAAGATGAGCGCCGGCATCCCGCTGGACGACGCGGATCGCCGGCCATGGCTAGAGGCGATCGCCGCCGCGATCGCGACGCACCGCGGGCAGGGCGCGGTGTTTGCCTGCTCCGCGTTGCGCCGCGCCTACCGCGATGTGCTGCGTGGAGCGGACCCGGCATTGCGCCTGCTCTATCTGCGCGTACCGCACGACGAACTCGCGCGCCGACTGCGCGCGCGGCAGCATTTCATGCCGGCGAGCCTGCTCGACAGCCAGTTGGCGACGCTGGAGGAACCCGCCGCGGACGAGCGCGCGGTCGTGCTGGAAGCCGGTGCCGACCTGGCTGCCACGGTCGCCATGGCCAGGCACGCACTGTCGATGCCGGCGCCGCCGGCCCGAGGCTGA
- a CDS encoding alpha/beta hydrolase family protein, with protein MHRAATTIAFSLVLASVLGLAPTPLHAHPATDNHIVAAPKGGDRAEMQTMQIPSHGALMNALVYVAAGAGPHPAVILLHGFPGNERNLDLAQDMRRAGWDVLYFNYRGSWGTPGDFSFSHGIEDTTAALAYLRQPGVAGKLRLDPGRIVLIGHSMGGFMAVEGAARDPAIKAFATISAADLGGRMQSLRATRGEREAIARAGAGLAGEGMAPLAGCTPEGLARELLQHAADWSFQASVGTLKNRSVLVVTSDDGLAAENDAFAAALRKAGDTRVSTTHLPTDHAYSDQRLELSKTVLAWLAALPNQAHAAESVAPPRGP; from the coding sequence ATGCATCGCGCTGCGACCACCATCGCCTTCTCGCTTGTTCTCGCCAGCGTCCTCGGCCTGGCGCCTACGCCGCTGCACGCGCATCCGGCGACGGACAACCACATCGTCGCCGCCCCCAAGGGCGGCGACCGGGCGGAGATGCAGACGATGCAGATCCCCAGCCATGGTGCGCTGATGAATGCGCTGGTCTATGTCGCCGCCGGCGCCGGGCCGCATCCGGCGGTGATCCTGCTGCACGGCTTCCCCGGCAACGAGCGCAACCTCGACCTGGCGCAGGACATGCGCCGCGCGGGCTGGGACGTGCTGTATTTCAACTACCGCGGCTCGTGGGGCACGCCGGGCGACTTCTCGTTCTCGCACGGCATCGAGGACACCACGGCCGCGCTGGCCTACCTGCGCCAGCCCGGCGTCGCCGGCAAGCTGCGACTCGACCCGGGCCGCATCGTGCTGATCGGCCACAGCATGGGCGGTTTCATGGCGGTGGAGGGGGCGGCCCGCGATCCGGCCATCAAGGCCTTCGCCACGATTTCCGCCGCCGACCTCGGCGGGCGCATGCAGTCACTGCGGGCCACGCGGGGCGAACGCGAGGCGATCGCCCGCGCCGGCGCGGGGCTTGCCGGCGAAGGTATGGCGCCGCTGGCCGGCTGCACCCCGGAAGGCCTCGCCCGCGAATTGCTGCAGCACGCCGCCGACTGGTCGTTCCAAGCCAGCGTCGGCACCTTGAAGAACCGCAGCGTGCTTGTGGTCACCTCGGACGATGGCCTGGCCGCCGAGAACGACGCGTTCGCCGCCGCCTTGCGCAAGGCGGGCGACACCCGCGTGAGCACCACGCACCTGCCGACCGACCATGCCTATTCCGACCAGCGCCTCGAACTGTCGAAGACGGTGCTGGCCTGGTTGGCGGCCTTGCCGAACCAGGCCCACGCGGCAGAGAGTGTGGCGCCCCCGCGCGGACCGTGA
- the msrB gene encoding peptide-methionine (R)-S-oxide reductase MsrB encodes MTTYRKTPEALAGLTPEQYRVTQQGATEHPGTGEYLHHSAVGIYVDVVSGEPLFASSDKFDSHCGWPSFTRPIEPASVQELRDTSHGMIRTEVRSAHGDSHLGHVFPDGPRERGGLRYCINSASLRFIPREDMEAEGYGRYLDQVEGAR; translated from the coding sequence ATGACCACCTACCGCAAGACGCCCGAGGCGCTGGCCGGGCTCACCCCCGAGCAATACCGGGTGACCCAGCAGGGCGCCACCGAGCACCCCGGCACCGGCGAATACCTGCACCACTCGGCGGTCGGCATCTACGTCGACGTGGTGTCCGGCGAGCCGCTGTTCGCGTCCTCCGACAAGTTCGATTCGCACTGCGGCTGGCCCAGCTTCACCAGGCCGATCGAGCCGGCCAGCGTGCAGGAACTGCGCGACACCTCGCACGGCATGATCCGCACCGAGGTGCGCTCCGCGCACGGCGACAGCCACCTCGGCCACGTCTTCCCCGATGGCCCGCGCGAGCGCGGCGGCCTGCGCTACTGCATCAACTCCGCCTCGCTGCGCTTCATCCCGCGCGAGGACATGGAGGCCGAAGGTTACGGCCGCTACCTCGACCAGGTGGAGGGCGCGCGATGA
- the msrA gene encoding peptide-methionine (S)-S-oxide reductase MsrA — translation MSSERAILAGGCFWGMQELIRRQPGVLSTRVGYAGGDVPNATYRHHGTHAEAVEIVFDPARTSYRALLEFFFQIHDPSTPNRQGNDRGSSYRSMILYTGDAQKRIAEETIVDVDASGLWPGKAVTEIAPAGDFWEAEPEHQDYLQHYPDGYTCHYPRPDWRLPHKEAAAR, via the coding sequence ATGAGCAGCGAACGTGCCATCCTCGCCGGCGGCTGCTTCTGGGGCATGCAGGAGCTGATCCGCCGGCAACCGGGCGTGCTCTCCACCCGCGTGGGCTACGCCGGCGGCGACGTGCCGAACGCCACCTACCGCCACCACGGCACGCATGCCGAGGCGGTGGAGATCGTGTTCGACCCCGCGCGCACCAGCTACCGCGCGCTGCTGGAATTCTTCTTCCAGATCCACGACCCCAGTACACCGAACCGGCAGGGCAACGACCGCGGCAGCTCGTACCGCTCGATGATCCTCTACACCGGCGATGCGCAGAAACGCATCGCCGAGGAAACCATCGTCGACGTGGACGCCTCCGGCCTGTGGCCGGGCAAGGCGGTGACCGAAATCGCGCCCGCGGGCGATTTCTGGGAGGCCGAACCGGAGCACCAGGACTACCTGCAGCACTACCCCGACGGCTACACCTGCCACTACCCGCGGCCGGACTGGCGCCTGCCGCACAAGGAGGCCGCGGCCCGCTGA
- a CDS encoding zinc-dependent peptidase, which translates to MFNKIRNWRARRIVARRPIAEALWRDALRRCAPARRLGASDQATLRVLATLFLESKSLEPVKGLELDDADRVLLATHACLPILKLGLDWYDGWHSLIVYPGAFIPGRTQTDAAGVEHQTHTVMAGEAWGRGPVIVSWADVLHGGTRPGHNVVVHEMAHKLDMLNGDANGFPPLHRRMDRRVWTRVFSGAWDRLQADRRDGVELPIDPYALESPAEFFAVASEQFFEAPATLREHLPDVYRQLEQFYRQHPF; encoded by the coding sequence ATGTTCAACAAGATCAGAAACTGGCGCGCACGGCGCATCGTTGCCCGGCGCCCGATCGCAGAGGCACTTTGGCGGGACGCATTGCGGCGCTGCGCGCCCGCACGCCGGCTGGGCGCCTCCGACCAGGCCACGTTGCGCGTGCTGGCGACGCTGTTCCTGGAAAGCAAGTCGCTGGAGCCGGTCAAGGGGCTGGAACTGGACGACGCCGACCGCGTGCTCCTCGCGACCCACGCCTGCCTGCCCATCCTGAAACTGGGTCTCGATTGGTACGACGGCTGGCACAGCCTCATCGTCTATCCCGGCGCGTTCATTCCCGGCCGCACGCAAACCGACGCCGCCGGTGTGGAACACCAGACCCACACCGTGATGGCCGGCGAGGCGTGGGGACGCGGGCCGGTGATCGTCTCGTGGGCGGATGTGCTGCATGGCGGAACGCGGCCGGGCCACAACGTGGTCGTCCACGAAATGGCGCACAAGCTCGACATGCTCAACGGCGACGCCAACGGTTTCCCGCCCCTGCACCGGCGCATGGACCGCCGCGTGTGGACGCGGGTCTTCTCGGGCGCATGGGATCGCCTGCAGGCAGACCGGCGCGACGGAGTCGAGTTGCCGATCGACCCGTATGCGCTGGAGAGCCCGGCCGAATTCTTCGCGGTGGCCAGCGAGCAGTTTTTCGAGGCACCGGCCACCTTGCGCGAGCATCTGCCGGACGTCTATCGACAGCTTGAGCAGTTTTACCGGCAACACCCGTTCTGA
- a CDS encoding amidase, producing MKTRRDFLTQAPLGLLGAVVAGSALAQTGQNPAPTTPPPGSPGAFNTAPPVGPKLTTTTFVEAEKLAQVSMTEAQREMAVANWPTSMAALLERRTGPRKVALEEGLAPATTWFPAMGRAHVGPTHDRFVPSRMAATPLPAKDEDIAFASVAQLGAWLRARKLTSTRLTRIYLERLKRFDAQLRCVITLCEDHALAQAAQADKEIAAGHYRGPLHGIPWGAKDLLDTAGIATTYGAEPFRHRVPKDDGAVTRKLNEAGAVLVAKLSLGALALNDIWFGGQTMNPWLLLEGASGSSAGPASATAAGLVAFAIGSETQGSIISPCMRCGTTGLRPTYGRVPRTGAMTLCWTMDKLGPLARSVEDTLLVLNAIRGTDPGDTASVAAHLDYDATAPIKGLKVGYFSGWMKEAPATDLDRAALDQLRALGLMPTEVSLPDWPYDDLNVLLFAEAAAAFEELTLSGAADRMHVQTPDAWPNLFRESRFLSAVDFVQADRLRRKVAKEMARVMGEVDLLLVPSLRDEMMVISNMTGQPSLTLRTGFVEVSQVRSDWAPDPKHPLPKLAKPHRVPYGVTLIGRLFEEGTLGRVGRALEAKVAVAGERPPGF from the coding sequence ATGAAGACTCGTCGCGATTTCCTCACCCAGGCGCCGCTGGGCCTGCTGGGTGCCGTGGTGGCTGGCAGTGCCTTGGCGCAGACCGGGCAGAACCCCGCCCCGACCACGCCGCCGCCCGGTTCGCCCGGTGCCTTCAACACCGCGCCGCCGGTGGGGCCGAAGCTCACCACGACCACCTTCGTCGAGGCGGAGAAGCTGGCGCAGGTGAGCATGACCGAGGCGCAGCGCGAGATGGCGGTGGCCAACTGGCCCACCTCCATGGCGGCGCTGCTGGAGCGCCGCACCGGTCCGCGCAAGGTGGCGCTGGAGGAAGGGCTGGCGCCGGCCACCACCTGGTTCCCGGCGATGGGCCGTGCGCATGTCGGCCCCACGCATGATCGCTTCGTGCCGTCCAGAATGGCGGCCACGCCGCTGCCGGCCAAGGACGAGGACATCGCCTTCGCCTCCGTCGCCCAGCTCGGCGCGTGGCTCCGCGCGCGCAAGCTCACCTCCACCCGGCTGACCAGGATCTACCTCGAACGTCTGAAGCGCTTCGACGCGCAACTGCGCTGCGTCATCACGCTGTGCGAGGACCACGCGCTGGCGCAGGCCGCGCAGGCGGACAAGGAAATCGCCGCCGGCCACTATCGCGGCCCGCTGCACGGCATCCCGTGGGGCGCGAAAGACCTGCTCGACACCGCCGGCATCGCCACCACCTACGGCGCCGAGCCGTTCCGCCACCGCGTGCCGAAGGACGACGGCGCGGTCACCCGCAAGCTCAACGAGGCCGGCGCAGTGCTGGTGGCCAAGCTGAGCCTGGGCGCGCTGGCGCTCAACGACATCTGGTTCGGCGGCCAGACCATGAACCCGTGGCTGCTGCTGGAAGGTGCCTCCGGCTCCAGCGCCGGTCCCGCCTCGGCCACGGCGGCCGGCCTGGTGGCGTTCGCCATCGGCAGCGAAACCCAGGGCAGCATCATCAGCCCGTGCATGCGCTGCGGCACCACCGGCCTGCGCCCCACCTACGGCCGCGTGCCGCGCACCGGCGCCATGACTTTGTGCTGGACGATGGACAAGCTCGGCCCCCTCGCCCGCTCGGTGGAAGACACCTTGCTGGTGCTCAACGCCATCCGCGGTACCGACCCGGGCGACACCGCCAGCGTGGCGGCGCACCTGGACTACGACGCGACCGCTCCGATCAAGGGCCTGAAGGTCGGCTACTTCTCCGGCTGGATGAAGGAAGCGCCGGCCACCGACCTGGACCGCGCCGCGCTCGACCAGCTACGCGCACTCGGGCTGATGCCGACCGAGGTGTCCCTGCCCGACTGGCCGTACGACGATCTCAACGTGCTGCTGTTCGCCGAAGCCGCCGCCGCCTTCGAGGAGCTCACGCTCTCCGGCGCCGCCGACCGGATGCACGTGCAGACCCCGGATGCCTGGCCCAACCTGTTCCGCGAATCGCGCTTCCTCTCCGCCGTGGACTTCGTGCAGGCCGACCGCCTGCGCCGCAAGGTGGCGAAGGAGATGGCGCGCGTGATGGGCGAGGTGGACCTGCTGCTGGTGCCCTCGCTGCGCGACGAGATGATGGTGATTTCCAACATGACCGGCCAGCCCTCGCTCACCTTGCGCACCGGCTTCGTGGAAGTGAGCCAGGTGCGCAGCGACTGGGCGCCCGACCCGAAACACCCGCTGCCGAAGCTGGCCAAGCCGCACCGCGTGCCCTACGGCGTCACCCTGATCGGCCGTCTGTTCGAGGAAGGTACGCTGGGCCGCGTCGGTCGTGCGCTGGAGGCGAAGGTGGCCGTGGCCGGGGAGCGGCCGCCGGGATTCTGA
- a CDS encoding pre-peptidase C-terminal domain-containing protein — MGKPSRFLRGVGAGGCATLLTMLLTTLSANAFAATAPAVTAAHPRLILDAPTLSALRQNAAANTPEWQMLKSVCDSYIGGTVNYPTGTAYPNLPNIGSGYQGESYLPALLSEGLCYQTLKTSNPTAAASYGAKAVDILMKMAAPYGNQGENPNVDDGYAMRFYGVGFGLGYDWLYDLLTPAQRTQVYTTANAWVTSFETKTFEYNHPQSNYFAGYFHAKAAIALGTYGDNPSAPAQWNDWYTNQFGQRVQPFYAQHLTGGGWPEGYGNYAPLGILNMSLPAREVMTATGTDIVHAKAAPYSYPVDSADYMIHFTWPSRAYFDDRDMNHADGSAVGIGMPGTTQVGLAEMILGEIGYWKSPKVGVFHEYLNEVSTATNGFNSSDPWLLFLETNPAAPTTSLTSLPLSYLASGMNAVAARSDWGNAASWMSFRAGPYTNAPAQGEQYFDQGSLALTQGNTPLLVNAGGWMVHGPTGSADEDRIYNDNYGSSDGTLYMGNRQLYNIFYVFNKSGGKIVEPGGQAAYTTEDNQVRTHVAAFEDGGQYVYTRAEHIEDMYRKFSAGPAVAAWSREVVYLRPHRFVVHDRTTAGSSAYDQYLAWHFPAAPTKGSAPTGETRLDVAYNGTYAGAMTSVLPANATTTTVGLYPGSNPVKVWQVQERAPTAGPSQQWLNVFDTSSSPTLVASATPVTVNAGAIVGVSLSGSDGNDVVINSAGAAGTPVSGAIRYTVPANAASHVITELVPNTGYSVTVASVNGQQQVSVSPGGTFMVSANGVLAFNVSGGGTVTAAPPPPPAPAPAPAPAPAPAPAPAPAPAPAPAPAPAPAPAPAPAPAPAPAPAPAPAPAPSGQLQNDKPVTGLKISTGGDLRYTVTIPSGATYSEVMTVNGTGNADLYVKYGSAPTLTSYDCRSYHAGNNELCTSSNPKPGTYYVLVHARTAVTGLTIRAQWLP; from the coding sequence TTGGGCAAGCCGTCCAGGTTCCTGCGCGGCGTGGGCGCAGGCGGCTGCGCCACGCTGCTGACCATGCTGCTGACCACGCTGTCCGCGAATGCTTTTGCCGCGACGGCACCCGCCGTGACCGCGGCGCATCCCCGGTTGATCCTCGATGCGCCGACCCTTTCGGCCTTGCGCCAGAACGCCGCCGCGAACACGCCCGAGTGGCAGATGCTGAAGTCGGTCTGTGACTCGTACATCGGCGGCACGGTGAATTATCCGACCGGCACCGCCTACCCGAACCTGCCCAATATCGGTTCGGGTTATCAGGGCGAGTCTTACCTGCCGGCACTGCTGTCCGAAGGGCTCTGCTATCAGACCTTGAAGACGAGCAACCCGACCGCTGCGGCCAGCTACGGTGCGAAGGCGGTCGATATCCTGATGAAGATGGCTGCGCCGTACGGCAACCAGGGTGAGAACCCGAACGTTGATGACGGCTACGCCATGCGCTTCTACGGCGTGGGCTTCGGCCTGGGCTACGACTGGCTGTACGACTTGCTGACCCCGGCGCAGCGGACGCAGGTCTACACCACCGCCAATGCGTGGGTGACGTCCTTCGAAACGAAGACGTTCGAATACAACCACCCGCAGAGCAACTACTTCGCCGGCTATTTCCACGCCAAGGCGGCCATTGCACTGGGCACCTACGGGGACAACCCCAGTGCGCCGGCGCAGTGGAACGACTGGTACACCAACCAGTTCGGCCAGCGCGTGCAACCGTTCTACGCGCAGCACCTGACCGGCGGCGGCTGGCCGGAAGGCTATGGCAACTACGCGCCGCTCGGCATCCTCAACATGAGCCTGCCCGCACGCGAAGTGATGACGGCGACCGGCACGGACATCGTCCACGCCAAGGCGGCACCGTACAGCTACCCGGTGGACAGCGCCGACTACATGATCCATTTCACCTGGCCGTCGCGTGCGTATTTCGACGACCGCGACATGAACCACGCGGATGGCTCGGCGGTCGGCATCGGGATGCCCGGCACCACGCAGGTGGGCCTGGCGGAAATGATCCTGGGCGAAATCGGATACTGGAAATCGCCCAAGGTGGGTGTATTCCACGAGTACCTCAATGAAGTCAGCACGGCCACCAATGGCTTCAATTCCTCCGATCCATGGCTGCTGTTCCTGGAGACCAATCCCGCCGCGCCCACCACATCGCTTACGTCGCTGCCGCTGTCGTACTTAGCCAGTGGCATGAACGCGGTGGCGGCGCGCTCGGACTGGGGCAACGCTGCCAGCTGGATGTCGTTCCGCGCGGGGCCGTACACCAATGCGCCGGCGCAGGGTGAGCAGTACTTCGACCAGGGCAGCTTGGCGCTGACGCAGGGCAATACTCCGCTGCTGGTCAATGCCGGCGGGTGGATGGTGCACGGGCCTACCGGCAGCGCGGACGAAGACCGCATCTACAACGACAACTACGGCAGCAGCGACGGCACGCTCTACATGGGCAACCGCCAGCTCTACAACATCTTCTACGTGTTCAACAAAAGCGGCGGCAAGATCGTCGAACCCGGCGGGCAGGCAGCGTACACAACCGAAGACAACCAGGTGCGCACGCACGTCGCGGCTTTCGAGGACGGCGGGCAGTACGTCTACACCCGCGCCGAACATATCGAGGACATGTATCGCAAGTTCTCCGCCGGCCCGGCCGTGGCGGCCTGGTCGCGCGAGGTGGTGTACCTGCGGCCGCACCGGTTCGTCGTCCACGACCGCACCACGGCCGGCAGCAGCGCCTACGACCAGTACCTGGCGTGGCATTTCCCGGCCGCCCCGACCAAGGGCTCGGCGCCAACCGGCGAGACACGGCTGGACGTGGCCTACAACGGAACCTATGCCGGCGCGATGACCTCGGTGCTTCCCGCCAATGCGACCACGACCACGGTCGGTCTGTATCCGGGCAGCAACCCGGTGAAGGTGTGGCAGGTGCAGGAGCGCGCGCCGACCGCTGGCCCCAGCCAGCAGTGGTTGAACGTGTTCGATACCTCGTCGTCGCCGACGCTCGTGGCCTCCGCCACCCCCGTCACCGTCAACGCGGGCGCCATCGTGGGCGTGAGCCTGTCGGGCAGTGACGGCAACGACGTGGTCATCAACAGCGCCGGGGCCGCCGGCACGCCCGTCAGCGGGGCCATCCGCTACACCGTGCCCGCGAATGCCGCCAGTCACGTGATCACCGAGCTGGTCCCCAACACCGGCTATTCGGTGACGGTGGCCAGCGTCAACGGACAGCAGCAGGTAAGCGTGTCGCCCGGCGGTACGTTCATGGTCAGCGCCAACGGCGTGCTTGCCTTCAACGTAAGCGGCGGCGGCACCGTGACCGCGGCTCCGCCACCCCCGCCGGCGCCTGCGCCGGCACCTGCACCTGCACCTGCGCCCGCACCCGCACCCGCACCCGCACCGGCACCCGCACCTGCACCGGCACCGGCACCGGCACCGGCACCGGCACCGGCACCCGCACCTGCACCCGCACCCGCACCCGCACCCGCACCCGCCCCGAGCGGCCAGTTGCAGAACGACAAACCCGTGACCGGCCTGAAGATCTCCACGGGTGGTGACTTGCGGTACACCGTGACGATCCCCAGCGGCGCCACCTACAGCGAGGTGATGACCGTGAACGGAACGGGCAATGCCGATCTGTACGTCAAATACGGCTCGGCGCCGACGCTGACCAGCTACGACTGCCGCTCGTACCATGCCGGCAACAACGAGCTGTGCACCTCAAGCAACCCGAAGCCTGGTACGTACTACGTCCTGGTGCATGCCCGGACCGCCGTCACCGGCCTGACCATTCGGGCCCAGTGGCTGCCGTAA
- a CDS encoding glutathione S-transferase family protein has product MITVFGEGRGFRVVWLLEEMGLAYRLRPVDLLAGVEKDPEFLAINPAGFIPAIRDGDVTMIESIAIMEYLMGRYGPTPLAPAPHDPAFPAYQQFLHLGEAGLAASIYFVVGARNFAPESERQNWSAGQALDVFQSRLGLVTRQLARTPYLAGEMFTAADISVTYALELAQHGAGVALGETEKSYIARTSARDGYRRAMETCHSRKAWFARTPVQ; this is encoded by the coding sequence ATGATCACGGTCTTTGGCGAAGGCAGAGGCTTTCGGGTCGTCTGGTTGCTGGAAGAGATGGGGCTCGCGTACCGCTTGCGGCCGGTGGACCTTCTGGCCGGCGTCGAGAAAGACCCGGAGTTCCTGGCCATCAATCCTGCCGGTTTCATCCCGGCGATCCGGGACGGAGACGTCACCATGATCGAGTCCATTGCGATCATGGAATACCTGATGGGCCGCTACGGGCCAACCCCGCTGGCGCCCGCCCCGCACGATCCGGCGTTCCCCGCTTATCAGCAGTTCCTTCACCTTGGCGAAGCCGGCCTGGCGGCCTCCATCTACTTCGTCGTCGGTGCGCGCAATTTCGCGCCGGAGTCCGAGCGACAGAACTGGAGCGCCGGTCAGGCGCTGGACGTTTTCCAAAGTCGGCTGGGCCTGGTGACGCGGCAGCTGGCACGCACGCCCTATCTCGCCGGCGAGATGTTTACCGCCGCCGACATTTCGGTGACGTACGCGCTGGAATTGGCGCAACACGGTGCAGGCGTCGCCCTCGGCGAAACAGAGAAATCCTATATCGCCCGCACCAGCGCACGCGACGGCTACCGGCGCGCCATGGAGACCTGTCACTCCAGGAAGGCATGGTTCGCCAGAACGCCTGTTCAATGA
- a CDS encoding HigA family addiction module antitoxin — protein MKSLPNIHPGEVLLEEFLTPMGISQNALARAAGVPPRRINEIVLGKRGVTADTAVRLAAALGTSERFWLGLQADYDLEEAHRMLGKAVDQIERIAA, from the coding sequence ATGAAGAGCCTGCCCAACATCCATCCCGGCGAAGTGCTGCTCGAGGAGTTCCTGACGCCCATGGGTATCAGCCAGAACGCCTTGGCGCGCGCTGCCGGCGTGCCGCCGCGCCGCATCAACGAGATCGTGCTCGGCAAGCGCGGTGTCACGGCGGATACCGCCGTGCGTCTGGCCGCTGCCCTCGGGACCAGCGAGCGCTTCTGGCTGGGGCTTCAGGCGGACTACGATCTGGAAGAGGCCCATCGGATGCTGGGCAAGGCTGTCGACCAGATTGAGCGGATTGCGGCGTGA
- a CDS encoding type II toxin-antitoxin system RelE/ParE family toxin, producing MIRNFADKEAEKIWGGTPSRRLPADIQSVARRKLRMLANASVLDDLRIPPANRLEALKGQRKGQHSIRINDQWRVCFRWIDGDAHDVEIVDYH from the coding sequence GTGATCAGAAACTTTGCCGACAAGGAGGCGGAAAAGATCTGGGGCGGAACGCCTTCCCGGCGCCTGCCTGCCGATATCCAATCCGTGGCGCGCCGCAAGCTGCGCATGCTGGCAAACGCTTCGGTGCTGGATGACCTGCGCATTCCTCCGGCCAATCGGCTGGAAGCCCTGAAGGGCCAACGCAAAGGACAGCACAGCATCCGCATCAACGATCAATGGCGCGTCTGTTTCCGATGGATCGACGGCGACGCCCACGACGTGGAAATCGTCGATTACCACTGA